The following are encoded in a window of Drosophila simulans strain w501 chromosome 3L, Prin_Dsim_3.1, whole genome shotgun sequence genomic DNA:
- the LOC6738902 gene encoding serine/threonine-protein kinase PITSLRE isoform X2 has protein sequence MCCWRRGEEDEHEVDADALYIQPPQASRESGSGSRREKKKHSRERRRHKEREDVGGAALGLERDHRYDYRSREEHYHHHHRERSSNAAAAYAKHHLGHAYHYPQPPQQQQQPLPPAPSYAAHHYHHHQHLSGARPAPRDYHSHPSGYHSGSRHGEYPMEEPTRRSSKYAESKDAESLEQDLRSRLLKKRHNYVKDYETEENYEHRVERSDRREGGRKERERTGRSTHKQNRHDRVIELLDSPEQEHHHQHQHKSHRSKWREEVEVSRRKVPEDLELLARREKLLAAERESRQRKQTAREELEARRELLRERNEHSHALSPTTVAASVTAGLNIHVKRKSKPDDYEKEIKLKKRREEDIEVIRDDDDEESEESDSNEEVPEQDSAGSATESGSEDSYASKKKSKIKSKSQLEDDDEDLPLPDSPLSVGELYKSPKQRQRSRSVSSKSSSQSSRSTRSRSRSRSQSSLEDEVDRQDAGAAASPSSSTRSEERGMTQEQTEEKSEEKLKEKQKSLEEQIPCDDKGVPLPNYYPGVQGCRSVEEFQCLNRIEEGTYGVVYRAKDKRTNEIVALKRLKMEKEKEGFPITSLREINTLLKGQHPNIVTVREIVVGSNMDKIFIVMDYVEHDLKSLMETMKNRKQSFFPGEVKCLTQQLLRAVAHLHDNWILHRDLKTSNLLLSHKGILKVGDFGLAREYGSPIKKYTSLVVTLWYRAPELLLCSPVYSTPIDVWSVGCIFAEFLQMLPLFPGKSEIDELNRIFKELGTPNEKIWPGYTELPAVKNMLSQNSQFTEYPVSQLRKHFQEKTSEMGLSLLQGLLTYDPKQRLSADAALKHGFFKELPLPIDPSMFPTWPAKSELGARKAQASSPKPPSGGSQFKQLGRDEPIIVGPGNKLSSGIITGNKKSHGAGGSSASTGFVLNAGLTQRQLAMGPGFSLKF, from the exons CCGAGGCGAggaggatgagcacgaggtCGACGCTGATGCTTTGTACATACAACCACCGCAGGCCAGCCGAGAATCAGGATCCGGTTCCCGGCGTGAGAAGAAGAAACATTCCCGCGAGCGTCGACGCCACAAGGAGCGCGAAGACGTGGGCGGTGCTGCACTAGGACTAGAACGGGATCATCGATATGACTATCGGAGTCGGGAGGAgcactaccaccaccaccatcgcGAACGGAGCAGCAACGCGGCTGCAGCTTATGCGAAACACCACCTAGGCCATGCCTACCATTACCCTCAGCCGcctcaacagcagcaacagcctcTACCGCCGGCGCCCAGCTATGCTGCCCACcattatcatcatcaccagcatTTAAGTGGAGCTCGACCTGCTCCCCGCGATTACCATTCCCATCCATCGGGCTACCATTCGGGCAGTCGACACGGCGAGTACCCAATGGAGGAGCCAACGCGTCGCAGCAGTAAATACGCGGAGAGCAAGGATGCTGAGAGCCTGGAACAGGATCTGCGATCGAGGTTGCTAAAAAAGCGGCATAACTACGTTAAGGATTATGAAACGGAGGAGAACTATGAGCATCGGGTCGAGAGAAGTGATCGCCGGGAGGGAGGACGCAAAGAGCGGGAGCGGACTGGGCGAAGTACCCACAAGCAAAACCGTCACGACCGAGTCATTGAGCTGCTGGACAGTCCTGAGCAGGAGCACCACCATCAGCACCAGCACAAATCGCATCGCAGCAAGTGGCGCGAGGAGGTTGAGGTCAGCAGACGAAAGGTGCCCGAGGACTTGGAGCTGTTGGCTCGCAGGGAAAAACTTCTTGCCGCTGAACGGGAAAGCCGCCAGCGAAAACAGACGGCTCGTGAGGAACTGGAGGCTCGGCGGGAGTTGCTCCGCGAGCGAAACGAGCACAGTCATGCACTTAGTCCAACAACAGTGGCTGCAAGTGTAACCGCAGGTCTGAACATTCATGTGAAGAGGAAGTCCAAGCCGGATGACTATGAGAAGGAAATCAAACTCAAGAAACGGCGGGAGGAGGATATCGAGGTTATCCgagatgatgacgatgaggaAAGCGAGGAGAGCGACTCAAACGAGGAGGTTCCTGAGCAGGACAGCGCAGGAAGCGCAACAGAATCTGGAAGTGAAGACAGCTATGCTAGCAAAAAGAAGAGCAAGATTAAATCCAAGTCTCAACTggaagacgacgacgaggatttACCCTTGCCCGACAGTCCACTTAGCGTGGGTGAGCTATACAAGTCGCCCAAGCAACGTCAGAGATCTCGCTCTGTGAGCTCCAAGAGCAGCTCCCAGTCCAGCCGAAGCACTCGGTCCAGATCCCGTTCTAGAAGTCAAAGCAGCCTGGAGGATGAAGTAGATCGGCAAGACGCGGGGGCAGCTGCCtcacccagcagcagcacgcgTAGCGAGGAACGCGGAATGACCCAAGAGCAGACGGAAGAGAAGTCCGAGGAGAAACTCAAAGAGAAACAAAAGTCTTTGGAGGAGCAAATTCCGTGCGATGACAAGGGCGTTCCCCTGCCCAACTATTACCCCGGTGTGCAGGGCTGCCGGTCTGTGGAGGAATTCCAGTGTCTAAACCGCATTGAAGAGGGAACCTATGGAGTGGTATACCGAGCCAAGGACAAAAGAACCAATGAGATTGTGGCTCTTAAACGTCTGAAAatggagaaggaaaaggagggATTTCCCATAACATCACTCAGGGAGATCAACACTCTTCTCAAGGGTCAGCACCCGAATATCGTGACCGTTCGCGAGATCGTGGTCGGATCCAACATGGATAAGATATTTATTGTGATGGACTATGTAGAACACGACCTGAAATCCCTGATGGAAACGATGAAGAATCGTAAGCAGAGCTTTTTCCCCGGAGAAGTGAAATGTCTGACGCAGCAGCTTCTCCGGGCGGTGGCCCACCTCCATGACAATTGGATATTGCATCGTGACCTGAAAACCTCCAATCTCCTCTTGTCTCACAAGGGAATTCTCAAGGTGGGTGATTTCGGATTGGCCAGGGAGTATGGATCGCCGATCAAGAAGTATACCTCACTTGTTGTCACTCTCTGGTATCGTGCACCCGAGCTGCTTCTCTGCTCGCCGGTTTACTCCACGCCCATAGACGTCTGGTCGGTGGGCTGCATTTTCGCCGAATTCTTGCAGATGCTGCCGCTCTTTCCGGGAAAATCTGAAATCGATGAGCTTAACAGGATCTTTAAG GAATTGGGCACTCCGAATGAGAAGATCTGGCCCGGATACACCGAGCTCCCCGCCGTGAAGAACATGTTGTCGCAGAACTCTCAGTTCACCGAGTATCCCGTCTCGCAACTGCGCAAGCACTTCCAGGAGAAGACCTCTGAAATGGGTTTATCGCTGCTGCAGGGTCTGCTCACGTACGATCCGAAACAAAGACTGAGCGCCGACGCGGCACTGAAGCACGGCTTCTTCAAGGAGCTGCCATTGCCCATCGATCCCTCCATGTTTCCCACCTGGCCGGCCAAGAGCGAGTTGGGAGCCCGTAAGGCGCAAGCCTCGTCCCCCAAACCGCCGTCCGGTGGCTCGCAGTTCAAGCAGCTAGGCCGCGACGAGCCTATCATCGTGGGACCGGGAAACAAGCTCTCATCTGGGATTATCACTGGCAACAAGAAGAGCCACGGAGCTGGTGGATCGTCGGCTAGCACGGGATTTGTCCTGAATGCTGGACTAACGCAACGCCAGTTGGCCATGGGACCGGGATTCAGTCTGAAGTTCTGA
- the LOC6738902 gene encoding serine/threonine-protein kinase PITSLRE isoform X1 gives MVNSSGSEDGQLRSPNDVHYHSRGEEDEHEVDADALYIQPPQASRESGSGSRREKKKHSRERRRHKEREDVGGAALGLERDHRYDYRSREEHYHHHHRERSSNAAAAYAKHHLGHAYHYPQPPQQQQQPLPPAPSYAAHHYHHHQHLSGARPAPRDYHSHPSGYHSGSRHGEYPMEEPTRRSSKYAESKDAESLEQDLRSRLLKKRHNYVKDYETEENYEHRVERSDRREGGRKERERTGRSTHKQNRHDRVIELLDSPEQEHHHQHQHKSHRSKWREEVEVSRRKVPEDLELLARREKLLAAERESRQRKQTAREELEARRELLRERNEHSHALSPTTVAASVTAGLNIHVKRKSKPDDYEKEIKLKKRREEDIEVIRDDDDEESEESDSNEEVPEQDSAGSATESGSEDSYASKKKSKIKSKSQLEDDDEDLPLPDSPLSVGELYKSPKQRQRSRSVSSKSSSQSSRSTRSRSRSRSQSSLEDEVDRQDAGAAASPSSSTRSEERGMTQEQTEEKSEEKLKEKQKSLEEQIPCDDKGVPLPNYYPGVQGCRSVEEFQCLNRIEEGTYGVVYRAKDKRTNEIVALKRLKMEKEKEGFPITSLREINTLLKGQHPNIVTVREIVVGSNMDKIFIVMDYVEHDLKSLMETMKNRKQSFFPGEVKCLTQQLLRAVAHLHDNWILHRDLKTSNLLLSHKGILKVGDFGLAREYGSPIKKYTSLVVTLWYRAPELLLCSPVYSTPIDVWSVGCIFAEFLQMLPLFPGKSEIDELNRIFKELGTPNEKIWPGYTELPAVKNMLSQNSQFTEYPVSQLRKHFQEKTSEMGLSLLQGLLTYDPKQRLSADAALKHGFFKELPLPIDPSMFPTWPAKSELGARKAQASSPKPPSGGSQFKQLGRDEPIIVGPGNKLSSGIITGNKKSHGAGGSSASTGFVLNAGLTQRQLAMGPGFSLKF, from the exons CCGAGGCGAggaggatgagcacgaggtCGACGCTGATGCTTTGTACATACAACCACCGCAGGCCAGCCGAGAATCAGGATCCGGTTCCCGGCGTGAGAAGAAGAAACATTCCCGCGAGCGTCGACGCCACAAGGAGCGCGAAGACGTGGGCGGTGCTGCACTAGGACTAGAACGGGATCATCGATATGACTATCGGAGTCGGGAGGAgcactaccaccaccaccatcgcGAACGGAGCAGCAACGCGGCTGCAGCTTATGCGAAACACCACCTAGGCCATGCCTACCATTACCCTCAGCCGcctcaacagcagcaacagcctcTACCGCCGGCGCCCAGCTATGCTGCCCACcattatcatcatcaccagcatTTAAGTGGAGCTCGACCTGCTCCCCGCGATTACCATTCCCATCCATCGGGCTACCATTCGGGCAGTCGACACGGCGAGTACCCAATGGAGGAGCCAACGCGTCGCAGCAGTAAATACGCGGAGAGCAAGGATGCTGAGAGCCTGGAACAGGATCTGCGATCGAGGTTGCTAAAAAAGCGGCATAACTACGTTAAGGATTATGAAACGGAGGAGAACTATGAGCATCGGGTCGAGAGAAGTGATCGCCGGGAGGGAGGACGCAAAGAGCGGGAGCGGACTGGGCGAAGTACCCACAAGCAAAACCGTCACGACCGAGTCATTGAGCTGCTGGACAGTCCTGAGCAGGAGCACCACCATCAGCACCAGCACAAATCGCATCGCAGCAAGTGGCGCGAGGAGGTTGAGGTCAGCAGACGAAAGGTGCCCGAGGACTTGGAGCTGTTGGCTCGCAGGGAAAAACTTCTTGCCGCTGAACGGGAAAGCCGCCAGCGAAAACAGACGGCTCGTGAGGAACTGGAGGCTCGGCGGGAGTTGCTCCGCGAGCGAAACGAGCACAGTCATGCACTTAGTCCAACAACAGTGGCTGCAAGTGTAACCGCAGGTCTGAACATTCATGTGAAGAGGAAGTCCAAGCCGGATGACTATGAGAAGGAAATCAAACTCAAGAAACGGCGGGAGGAGGATATCGAGGTTATCCgagatgatgacgatgaggaAAGCGAGGAGAGCGACTCAAACGAGGAGGTTCCTGAGCAGGACAGCGCAGGAAGCGCAACAGAATCTGGAAGTGAAGACAGCTATGCTAGCAAAAAGAAGAGCAAGATTAAATCCAAGTCTCAACTggaagacgacgacgaggatttACCCTTGCCCGACAGTCCACTTAGCGTGGGTGAGCTATACAAGTCGCCCAAGCAACGTCAGAGATCTCGCTCTGTGAGCTCCAAGAGCAGCTCCCAGTCCAGCCGAAGCACTCGGTCCAGATCCCGTTCTAGAAGTCAAAGCAGCCTGGAGGATGAAGTAGATCGGCAAGACGCGGGGGCAGCTGCCtcacccagcagcagcacgcgTAGCGAGGAACGCGGAATGACCCAAGAGCAGACGGAAGAGAAGTCCGAGGAGAAACTCAAAGAGAAACAAAAGTCTTTGGAGGAGCAAATTCCGTGCGATGACAAGGGCGTTCCCCTGCCCAACTATTACCCCGGTGTGCAGGGCTGCCGGTCTGTGGAGGAATTCCAGTGTCTAAACCGCATTGAAGAGGGAACCTATGGAGTGGTATACCGAGCCAAGGACAAAAGAACCAATGAGATTGTGGCTCTTAAACGTCTGAAAatggagaaggaaaaggagggATTTCCCATAACATCACTCAGGGAGATCAACACTCTTCTCAAGGGTCAGCACCCGAATATCGTGACCGTTCGCGAGATCGTGGTCGGATCCAACATGGATAAGATATTTATTGTGATGGACTATGTAGAACACGACCTGAAATCCCTGATGGAAACGATGAAGAATCGTAAGCAGAGCTTTTTCCCCGGAGAAGTGAAATGTCTGACGCAGCAGCTTCTCCGGGCGGTGGCCCACCTCCATGACAATTGGATATTGCATCGTGACCTGAAAACCTCCAATCTCCTCTTGTCTCACAAGGGAATTCTCAAGGTGGGTGATTTCGGATTGGCCAGGGAGTATGGATCGCCGATCAAGAAGTATACCTCACTTGTTGTCACTCTCTGGTATCGTGCACCCGAGCTGCTTCTCTGCTCGCCGGTTTACTCCACGCCCATAGACGTCTGGTCGGTGGGCTGCATTTTCGCCGAATTCTTGCAGATGCTGCCGCTCTTTCCGGGAAAATCTGAAATCGATGAGCTTAACAGGATCTTTAAG GAATTGGGCACTCCGAATGAGAAGATCTGGCCCGGATACACCGAGCTCCCCGCCGTGAAGAACATGTTGTCGCAGAACTCTCAGTTCACCGAGTATCCCGTCTCGCAACTGCGCAAGCACTTCCAGGAGAAGACCTCTGAAATGGGTTTATCGCTGCTGCAGGGTCTGCTCACGTACGATCCGAAACAAAGACTGAGCGCCGACGCGGCACTGAAGCACGGCTTCTTCAAGGAGCTGCCATTGCCCATCGATCCCTCCATGTTTCCCACCTGGCCGGCCAAGAGCGAGTTGGGAGCCCGTAAGGCGCAAGCCTCGTCCCCCAAACCGCCGTCCGGTGGCTCGCAGTTCAAGCAGCTAGGCCGCGACGAGCCTATCATCGTGGGACCGGGAAACAAGCTCTCATCTGGGATTATCACTGGCAACAAGAAGAGCCACGGAGCTGGTGGATCGTCGGCTAGCACGGGATTTGTCCTGAATGCTGGACTAACGCAACGCCAGTTGGCCATGGGACCGGGATTCAGTCTGAAGTTCTGA
- the LOC6738905 gene encoding mRNA (2'-O-methyladenosine-N(6)-)-methyltransferase codes for MAANNNNSNIHNLGAGTEGLLSSVIASTGTPGMGSLPVPSRAPSSSASSAAQSAWDQLTASASNNMSPSPTAGAPTVTGPILPDNPGGGAGSSPVASCSSPSTPTKTHAPSPLESMAHTPQGPPTLGPGGYGEELTAELVNQGWRKFWSKRENRPYYWNKVTGESLWEMPGTRPFDPLTDPLGICHAGGPTPMTPNMHQQQQHQHHHLKRRPSDDMHIHPNQHHMGGGPPMKKFVLAGPWDLEVCTNAVIVERPPTLLPQPHPEVEALRAAFTMKLLKTYEDLCMRRENIKAPRDSFNRWLMERKVIDTGCDPLLPSSCLPEISSSMYREIMSDIPIKIVKPKFTGDARKQLSRYAEAAKQIIESRSAPAESKKVVKWNVEDTFQWLRRTVGASYEDFQDRLAHLKRQCEPHLVETVKSSVETLCVKIYHLSADHARKIRERHSQLLKEHGIPEPTPPPPPPHLKKVWCYPIQFAVPSPRMPTIEYLQDRDHMIIKYTPATINQPDAQYINLTYLQKLEQLYRHNCFDDKKFDLFIGRVWCLLKRYQTFLGNALNSSQEAELTQAALPVPVFECLHRHFGVSFECFASPFNSYFRQYCSAFADTDAYFGSRGPFLDFKPVSGSFQVNPPHCEELIEASLLHIDKLLTDTMEPLSFIVFLPEWKSISKLDDSMYKRRSMVVLGMAHEYRHGYQHMLQKSDVLIKCMQGTQVVWLQNSAGYARWGPNEIRVEALREAFRPQRDRERERAAVAAAAAGVTSSQHSPSTPPSAASTAPTTNSSTISGVNSNSSSTATTTSTSSSPSLTTTSSSMSPLSPHTPTGNPPPQFPMTISNTSSSSNLVAASPTMSVQSDCSSPSSSTMSLSPAPASGGYPDGVTSATAAAVSITATTSTSAAGAGSAFGQANSISSSASTQAVINSAV; via the exons ATGgcagctaacaacaacaatagcaacataCACAACCTGGGCGCGGGCACGGAGGGCTTGCTGTCCTCCGTGATTGCGTCGACGGGGACTCCTGGTATGGGATCCTTGCCCGTGCCCTCCAGAGCACCCTCATCgtccgcctcctccgccgcacAGAGTGCTTGGGATCAACTGACGGCGAGTGCCTCCAACAACATGTCACCTTCACCCACGGCAGGAGCGCCTACGGTCACGGGACCCATTCTACCGGACAATCCGGGCGGAGGAGCGGGCAGTTCACCGGTGGCCAGTTGCTCCTCTCCCTCGACGCCCACGAAAACACATGCGCCCTCACCGCTGGAGAGCATGGCTCATACACCGCAAGGTCCGCCAACCTTGGGACCCGGTGGTTATGGCGAGGAGCTAACCGCCGAGCTGGTAAACCAGGGATGGCGGAAATTCTGGTCCAAGAGGGAAAACCGCCCATACTATTGGAACAAAGTCACCGGAGAATCGCTGTGGGAGATGCCTGGCACCAGACCCTTTGATCCGCTCACCGACCCTTTGGGCATCTGCCATGCGGGCGGTCCGACGCCGATGACCCCCAATAtgcaccaacagcaacagcaccagcatcaTCACCTAAAGCGGCGGCCGTCGGATGACATGCACATCCATCCCAACCAGCATCACATGGGCGGTGGACCTCCAATGAAGAAGTTTGTTCTGGCCGGTCCCTGGGACCTGGAGGTGTGCACCAATGCCGTGATCGTAGAGCGACCCCCGACTCTTCTGCCGCAACCGCATCCTGAGGTGGAGGCTTTGCGGGCAGCCTTCACCATGAAGCTGCTGAAAACCTACGAAGATTTGTGCATGCGAAGAGAAAATATAAAGGCACCCAGAGATTCCTTCAACCGCTGGCTGATGGAACGCAAGGTGATAGACACCGGCTGCGACCCACTGTTGCCCAGCAGCTGCCTGCCGGAGATCTCCAGCTCCATGTACCGCGAGATCATGTCGGATATACCTATCAAGATAGTGAAGCCCAAGTTCACAGGGGATGCCAGGAAGCAGCTTTCCCGTTACGCAGAGGCCGCTAAGCAGATAATAGAATCCCGATCCGCGCCGGCGGAATCCAAGAAGGTCGTCAAGTGGAATGTGGAGGACACATTCCAATGGCTGAGGCGTACCGTGGGCGCGAGCTACGAGGATTTTCAGGACCGTTTGGCCCATCTAAAACGGCAATGTGAGCCACATTTGGTTGAGACCGTCAAGAGTTCCGTGGAGACCTTGTGCGTGAAAATCTATCACTTGTCAGCTGATCATGCCCGCAAGATCCGTGAGCGCCATTCGCAGCTGCTCAAGGAGCACGGAATACCGGAACCcacgcctccgccgccgccgccacatCTAAAGAAAGTGTGGTGCTATCCCATACAGTTTGCCGTCCCATCGCCACGGATGCCGACGATCGAGTACTTACAGGATCGCGACCACATGATCATCAAGTACACGCCTGCCACGATCAACCAGCCGGATGCTCAGTACATCAACCTCACCTATCTGCAGAAGCTGGAACAGCTGTACCGCCACAACTGTTTCGACGACAAGAAGTTCGATCTGTTCATTGGCCGGGTATGGTGTTTGCTCAAGAGGTACCAGACCTTCCTGGGCAATGCCCTGAATTCCTCCCAGGAGGCGGAGCTTACCCAGGCTGCCTTGCCAGTGCCAGTGTTCGAGTGCCTACATAGGCACTTTGGTGTAAGCTTCGAGTGCTTCGCCTCGCCATTCAATTCCTATTTCCGACAGTACTGCTCTGCGTTTGCCGACACGGATGCCTACTTCGGTTCCAGGGG CCCCTTCCTCGACTTCAAGCCCGTTTCCGGTTCCTTCCAAGTAAACCCTCCTCATTGCGAGGAGCTGATTGAGGCTTCTTTGCTGCACATCGACAAACTGCTCACCGACACCATGGAGCCTCTGAG CTTTATAGTGTTTCTGCCGGAGTGGAAGAGCATATCCAAGCTGGACGACAGCATGTACAAGCGCCGTTCAATGGTGGTATTGGGCATGGCCCACGAGTACAGACACGGCTATCAGCACATGTTGCAAAA GTCTGATGTGCTGATCAAGTGCATGCAGGGCACACAGGTGGTGTGGTTGCAAAATAGCGCTGGATACGCGCGATGGGGACCCAATGAAATTCGCGTGGAGGCACTGCGCGAGGCCTTCAGGCCACAACGAGATCGGGAGCGTGAGCGCGCTGCAgttgcggcagcagcagctggggTTACCTCCAGCCAGCATTCGCCATCGACTCCCCCATCCGCCGCATCCACGGCTCCAACAACCAACTCCAGTACGATCAGTGGAGTCAATAGCAACAGCTCATCCACAGCGACTACAACGAGCACAAGCAGCAGTCCGTCGCTGACCACAACATCGTCCTCAATGTCGCCACTGTCCCCGCACACGCCCACCGGGAATCCGCCGCCGCAGTTTCCGATGACcatcagcaacaccagcagcagcagcaatttggTGGCCGCCTCGCCCACAATGAGTGTGCAAAGCGATTGCTCTTCGCCCTCCTCGTCGACGATGTCCCTTTCACCGGCACCTGCTTCGGGCGGCTATCCGGATGGAGTGACATCGGCCACAGCGGCAGCGGTGAGCATTACGGCAACGACTAGCACATCGGCTGCTGGAGCGGGATCTGcatttggccaggccaatAGCATCAGTAGTTCCGCATCCACGCAAGCGGTCATCAACTCAGCCGTCTAG
- the LOC6738903 gene encoding peroxisomal membrane protein PEX16 produces MDKLKDMLKAYEAWVGKNPDVVGDFETTAKWVSYFIAGRISSSNVVSELVYTLSNMLVFYNDRIIEKARNAEKNSVIQLQSKLCYRLKVTLTTLEYSEVFIEISARRLFGQSGKWLVIALIQAFKAAGRFFILKHSTSDIITSPPIAALNRRAIGKQRKNSADGAASSTNDLLQSQHSITFQLKRSGRVIRKVEGAPPLQYRDFKLHIDNNEAAKTQIPRKLLQAEYLYISKPLIHLVAMGLFGRRSWKQYMVALSIDLYSIHLYRQHRDLMSKQQKLELSRRCINIMYFLVRSPFYDSFTKSRLERILDFVATSVPIAKVVAKPLKDYIPTWQSTYFYLWST; encoded by the exons ATGGACAAACTGAAGGACATGCTGAAGGCGTACGAGGCGTGGGTGGGCAAAAACCCCGACGTGGTGGGAGATTTCGAGACCACAGCCAAGTGGGTATCCTACTTTATAGCAG GTCGCATTTCCTCATCAAATGTGGTCAGTGAGCTGGTGTACACGCTGTCCAACATGCTGGTGTTCTACAACGATCGGATCATCGAAAAGGCTCGCAATGCCGAGAAAAATTCGGTGATCCAACTGCAATCGAAACTTTGCTACCGTCTAAAGGTCACGCTGACGACACTCGAATATAGCGAGGTTTTCATCGAGATATCAGCCCGCCGGCTTTTCGGTCAATCCGGCAAGTGGCTGGTGATAGCGCTAATACAGGCCTTCAAGGCAGCGGGCCGTTTCTTTATCTTGAAACACTCCACCTCGGATATAATCACCTCACCGCCCATCGCCGCACTGAATCGAAGGGCCATTGGCAAGCAGAGGAAGAATTCGGCGGATGGTGCGGCTTCCTCCACGAACGATTTGCTGCAGTCCCAGCACTCCATCACCTTCCAATTGAAGCGATCTGGCCGTGTGATTCGTAAAGTGGAGGGTGCTCCTCCCCTGCAATACCGCGACTTCAAGCTTCATATAGACAACAATGAAGCGGCGAAGACGCAAATTCCTAGGAAACTCCTTCAAGCAGAATACCTGTATATATCGAAGCCACTAATCCACCTGGTCGCCATGGGGCTGTTCGGCCGGAGAAGTTGGAAGCAATATATGGTGGCATTATCCATTGATTTGTATAGCATTCACCTCTACCGTCAGCATCGCGACCTCATGTCCAAGCAACAAAAACTCGAGCTGAGCAGGCGATGCATAAACATCATGTACTTCCTGGTCCGATCGCCGTTCTATGATAGCTTCACCAAATCCAGACTGGAGCGGATCCTCGACTTTGTGGCCACAAGTGTGCCCATTGCTAAGGTGGTGGCCAAACCCCTCAAAGATTACATTCCCACGTGGCAAAGCACTTACTTCTATCTGTGGTCCACTTAG
- the LOC6738904 gene encoding peroxisomal membrane protein PEX14, with the protein MSSNNTDTGDTTVMATATSVQHDVEGDVDEQLPRESLITTAVSFLQNTKVRHTTLIQKQQFLRSKGLTAHEIQLACERAGVFTQDPNNPNPSPNTVISIGSQLHALQPQPTALGRIREIIHSAALFSGVVYAVYLFWKKYIAPYLFGKPKKKAVDEVLDDIDKKVETRTNDLNKEILAVRDLITTQQREHAQQLNREFSNFRSDLDAIKGLLLNRKQFAGPVAPIAVPSIPAWQLAGSPHHHHRHSGSDDNEKGDDAGSGSGSSETEVVTKNSDSSLEIM; encoded by the exons ATgtccagcaacaacacagACACTGGGGACACCACCGTCATGGCAACGGCTACCTCGGTGCAGCACGATGTCGAGGGCGACGTAGATGAGCAATTGCCCCGAGAGTCGCTA ATAACCACTGCAGTCAGTTTTCTACAAAACACCAAGGTGCGCCACACGACACTTATCCAGAAGCAGCAGTTCCTACGGTCCAAAGGTCTCACCGCTCACGAAATCCAGCTGGCCTGTGAACGGGCCGGCGTTTTCACTCAAGACCCAaacaatcccaatcccagtccgAACACCGTCATTAGCATTGGATCCCAGTTGCACGCGCTGCAGCCGCAGCCGACTGCCTTGGGCCGGATCAGGGAAATCATCCATTCAGCAGCCCTGTTCAGCGGAGTCGTCTACGCAGTCTACCTCTTCTGGAAG AAATACATTGCGCCTTACCTGTTCGGCAAGCCCAAGAAGAAGGCGGTCGATGAAGTCCTGGACGACATAGACAAGAAGGTGGAGACGCGCACCAACGACCTCAACAAGGAGATTTTGGCGGTCAGGGATCTGATCACCACACAGCAAAGGGAACACGCCCAGCAGCTGAACCGCGAATTTAGTAACTTCCGCAGCGATCTGGATGCCATCAAGGGCCTGCTTTTGAACCGAAAGCAGTTCGCCGGCCCTGTGGCCCCGATCGCAGTGCCATCCATTCCCGCTTGGCAGTTGGCCGGCTCCCCGCACCACCATCACCGGCACAGCGGTTCGGACGACAACGAGAAGGGCGATGATGCTGGATCCGGGTCCGGCTCGTCGGAGACCGAGGTGGTCACCAAGAATAGTGACTCCAGCTTGGAGATCATGTAA